The genomic stretch GTCGGCGGAGCTCGCGGCGCGGCGGCCTGCGGAGCTCGCGTCGTGGCGGCCGGTGGTGCTCACAGCGCTGGGCAAAGTCGGGCGCGGCTGGCAGACCTTCTTGCCGTCGAAGCGCAAAGAGGCAGTCGAGGACATTTCACAGCGGTTTTTCTTCGCGCGGTGGGAAGAATCGCACTTTACAGCGCGCGCTAGCCGGCGCACCAGATATACCGCTTTGGATAGAGCAAACTGCCGCGCGCACTAAAATATTTACAGCGCGACGTAGTTTATAGCGTCTGGAGGACGAAAAACACGATGGGCGATGTATATTGACGGTTATTTTAGCGCAGCGCTAGTTTACatcctctgttggagatgctcttacaagagAACCGAGCCGATATGGTCAGGGTTTGGTACCAGCGTTAACCGCCATAACGTTGTTGtgcatagattggattatttAGGATCTAAATTTTTTTGGCaaggaaatagtgagaaaatGAGATGTGGTTTGACTAAATGAAATGTGGCTCTTCAGAAAAATCAAAATAGGTTTGGAGTTCACGAACTAGAGGTTAAAAAACAAAACCTTGCTAGTAAAATGGCTGACTAGGTTGTTAATTGAGTATAGCCTATGCCAAAACCTACTGCCGGACAAAATATGTTTGTTCAAAATCGATTTCTTAGGTCCTTTGAAAACCTggagattcacacttttgggctTGTATTATGGCAACTAAAAAATACTTTTTTACACGGGTTTTTTTCCATCAGGGATGGGTCGAAAATAAGGTTTTGGGAGGTTAAATGGCTGGGCACAACCACTCTTCGAGAACAATATCTAGCGTTATATAATATTGTACGTCATAAAAGTCATACCTTGCAAAAAGTGATGAAAACATCTCCACCGTCTATGATGTTCTGGCGTGATCTTCTTGGACCCCGGTTTGTTTCTTGAAATGAATTGCTACGACGGTTAGCTTTAGTTTAGTTGGTACCGGGAGCTGATGAATTCCACTGGGACTTACCAAAAAATGGTGTATTCTCGGTAGGATGCATGCATAAAGATTTAATTAAACTTATTTAGCCGGTAATTAATAATAAATCCATttgaaagatgaagataccattgaaaACTAAGGTTTTTTGCATCATTCCTTCGTCGCggtgttattcttactaaagataaccttgcaaaatgtAAATGGTATGGTTGCacgaaatgtgtgttctgtcatgaagaggagacaataaaacaccttttcttccagtgtGAGTTTGCGGGTGTATATGGTCATTCATTCAGATAGGTTTTACCTTATATCCTCCATGTAtcattgcaaatatttttagcAACTGGCTAAATGGGGTGTATTTTAGGTATAAGATTCTTATCAGAGTGGTAGCGATTGTCGTTATATGGTCGTTTTGGCTATGTATGAATGACAAAAATTATTCTCTTATGCAGATCATCTACCGATGTACGACTTTGCTTCATTTATGATCATCGCTTCAGCGCTTGAAGGACCACGACCTCTTTGCGAAGGTGTCTCCAAGGTTAGAGGATACCCTGCATAATCACATGATAGCGCATCCTATGATTTAGTTGGCTGCCCAGACTTTTACTAATTGCTTTTTGTAATGAATTGTATGGCTCATATGGTTGGACGCCTGTGTGCATTTTAACTATGCAGAGACCAGACAAAATGCTTAAAACTTTTAAGTAATAACACGCCTTTTTATTGGAAAACATGGTCAGCCATGTAAGTTATTATTATTTTTCGTCTAAATGGTTTGAGGCGAGGTATCTAGGAATGATTCCTCTGAACGCTACATTATCTATCTTCGGATGTTATCTCTAGTTGTTATCTTTGAATGTGTAACATTATGTTTGAATGCTATCTCGCTCTCGATTTAATTTCCTGCCATCTACTCTACCTCTCAACAATAATGCTAAATTGATTGAGCCGGAGTGTCACACAATGTTTCCTCTGAATGCTGCCTTCGATCGTTACCCTTGAACGTTATCTCCGATCGTTTTCTCTGAATGCTATCCCTGAGTGTTATGTATGAACGTTATGCTAGTCGCATTCAGTCACGGAACCTAACCTAACCCACGGAAcctaaccctcccgcacccctaacctaaccctcccgcacccaccctccgccgccgccgccgccggcagcgccgccggggcaaagtccctcggggcgtggcggcggcgggggcccttcctcgtcgctgcgtggagaacggcggccggatcccacctcctcgtggcatggcggagcaggcgcgcgtgggatgggcgacgacggtggcggccctcctcccgtcggctgtcccCTCGCGGACtggccggcgcggttgggatgggcggcgctgcggtctccctcctcccatcggcttcccgcagcactctggcaggggctggtggtgggtggcggccaggccctcggtctgcgccatgccatcaacccccgcctctcgtcggtgcgtggaggcgatctcgggcttcttccgcgacacgagggcgcccggggcagcagtcttgtgttcgacggaggaggtggcctcttcttcgccggagagggtcggcctgtggTTGGGGGTGGTGGATCGTTGATCTATCACCGCCATCCGACGGTGCGATGGAGGAGCTTGgaggccggcgatggtgtcgccggtggagggttgggttggccagcccgggatggtcgccgacgtgggggtccgacctgaataaaggcggcgttcCTAGGGCctgtcttgcgtgaagaggaggacctaccggaggcctggactcgtgatctggccggagggttgagttccggaaggcaccgccggcgaatgtaacagtgctttgcctggagtttgctggatcggaggtattcggtcgtgtgcacccatgcgtttattccaaccgtttggttctggagggagcggcgtgaatctctttttctgtgttgacatcaggtgactatAGATCCATGataaaagtcggaagaagagaatttcatgaaggccgaaggggaggactagctaaaggaggttcaagtctccgcgctgttgaggggcttgcttggtgtctcgGCTtccaacagcggtatgaaagtgggggcgacaacacaggtggagcgcagagtcttacctttcagggtgaaaacccaaggtctagccttgactggttgtgtctggcagtgACCttagtggaggcattgttttgagagcggggattatcttcagggtgaaaacctaagatctttgatcgggcgacgacggtgtttgagcactgttcccttcttggaggcgtcgttttttgaagagtctgtaattcaggtgttgtcatggcggtggatgtattgctgttgttaggcccgagatactgtaacgggatttttgtttcttagttttcttttcctttttttggctgtgtgcatccgtagtgccattagggtggtgtgttgttgcagaggctgtaattggtatcttcttgatattaatatattccttttatcgaaaaatgtaTGAACGTTATCTCTCTCTGAAAGCTATCCTGACAATGGATGGAAGCACGGGACAAAAAAACAGGATTAAACACGCTCAACTTTTATTTCCACCATTTGACTGTCCTAGCTGTCCATTCACAGAACTCATTACAGACCCGGACATCAGAGGCATAACTTACAAACTAAATGAGCTGGGTGTGcagaaatcatcaaactggaaagataaaacataggtaaaaaccccagGAAAAGAAAAGCAAAGTAGTAAGCGCGAACGATCACATCTAGTGATCCCTGCCGGTGATCTTCTCAGTGACGGTGCTGTTGTCCTTGCCGGTGTTGGCGGTGTTGTTGCCGCCCATGCCCAGCGTGTTCACCACCGCGTCCTTGGCACCCACCACCGCGCCCTTCACCGTCTCAGTGGCCTGCTGGAGCACGCCGCCGGTCTTGTCCTTGCCGGCGACGGCGGACTCCTTGGCGTACTGCGCCGCGTCGGAGGACCTCTCCTGCGCGTACTGCGCCGTCTCAGACGCCTTCTGCTTGGCCGCCTCCGTCTTCTCGCCAAGGAAGCTGCCGGTGTTGTCCTTGCTCTCGACGGTCTTGTCCTTGGCGGCCTGCGCCATCTCGGACGTCATATCCTGGGCCTCGACGGCCTTCTTCTTGGCGGCGTCCGTGGCGCCCTGACCCTGGCCGGACGCGTGCCCTGCCAGGCCCGCCGCCCGGTCCTTGGCCTCGCACGCCTTGTCCTTGGCCGCGCCCATCACCTGCCCCGTCTTCTCCTGCAAATATACAAACACGATCACCAGTTGTTCCAGTATTCAGACACGGCGCACGCGCGCGGCAACTCAATGTAGCTCCAAATAATCGATCCAGATCGAGGAAATGTGCGTACCTGGGTGTGGCCCTTGGCCTCGCCGACGCGGTAGCTCGCCTGCTCCTGGTTGGATGCCATCACTTCACGATCGCACTGGGCTAGCTCAAACAAACGTACTGCTTCGCTCGAGGAAGAAACGAGATCACTCGCAATGTACTACGGAGTAGATCGAGAGCAGTGGATTTCAATCTGAAAACAAGATCAGTTTGTCTATGCTGGACTTGGCTTCGATTGATATTGGCTGGGATAGAGCATGTGGCGTTTATATAGGCTGCGGCTACGTGACAGAGGCCCGTGGACACGTCGCAAGGCGGAGCACCTACTACATGCCAGACACGTAGAGAGGACACGCGTCGTAACACGTCCGCACTTCGCCAAGTCTGCATATATCATGGGCTAGTTCGATCAAGCACATGCAAGAAGCTAATTTAAAATGCAAGAAGGAGACCGAAAAGCACAAGTAAACAACTATAAAGACAGGGTCAGGAAAGAGATCGAGTGGATAGGATATGACGATGGAGTACATGCTATGTCGTGGCAGGACAGTGTGGCTGAGGCTCCGAATACTCGATTCGATCACGCACAATGTACAACAACGGCGTCGAGTCAGAATTTCTTTAATCTAGTATCCTTCGTCTGTAAATAAATGTCTGATGTTTGTTTAAATATAAATATATTTAGACCGTATTTAGTGTCTggttacattcaaatttagacgaatCTCGGACATCTATTTATAAACGGAAGGAGTTCAAAATAAAACTGTTGATATTTCTCAGATATTAGGTGTGGAAAATGTTTACGAAGCTATTATGCAAATGGAGAAAAATAAGGCTGCAAATTTAGATGGCTTCCCCGCATAGTTCTACCAAACTCTTCAGAAAATCATTAAAACACGCTTAATGAAGTTGTTTGAGAGATTCCAAAAGGGGATCCGTCTCATTTTCAACTTAATTATGGAACAATTATTTTGTTACCAAAAAAGGAAAACACTCATGTTCAGATTTAATAATATAGATCAATATGCTTGCTGTAAGCATCGCAATTTTCGCTAAGGTTAGTACTAACCATGTAACAAAGGTTGCACACTTAGTTATTAGACCGTCTCAAATGGTCTTTATGCCTAGGCCTCATATTTTAGAAGGGGTGCTGATTTTGCACGAAACAAATCCCGAGCTTCATAGGAAAGAAAATAGATGACGAGTTACTTAAAATCGATTTTGAAAAGGCAAATGATCAAGTCAAATATCCTTTCCTTTTTACAACAAATGATGCGTACGAAAGGATTTGATCCTAAATGGTGTAGGTGTGAATGATTTTGTTAGTCGAGGAAGTGTCGGTATTAAGGTAAATGATGACGTAGTTCTTTATTTTCAGACTCAAAAAAGTCTCAGACAAGGTGATCTTCTATCACCGATGTTATTTAATCTGATGGTAGATATGATGGCAATCTTAATAGCCATGGCGAAACAAGATGGCAAGGGGGTAGATTAATTTCACATTTATTAGATGAGGGGGGAGGCGGCTATCAATTCTACAATATTTTGATGGAGCATGATATGGAGAAAGCCTTCAATATGAAGCTTATTTATTTTCGAATAACTCTCGGATCTTATAATTAACTTCCATGAAATT from Lolium rigidum isolate FL_2022 chromosome 4, APGP_CSIRO_Lrig_0.1, whole genome shotgun sequence encodes the following:
- the LOC124707212 gene encoding late embryogenesis abundant protein 19-like; translated protein: MASNQEQASYRVGEAKGHTQEKTGQVMGAAKDKACEAKDRAAGLAGHASGQGQGATDAAKKKAVEAQDMTSEMAQAAKDKTVESKDNTGSFLGEKTEAAKQKASETAQYAQERSSDAAQYAKESAVAGKDKTGGVLQQATETVKGAVVGAKDAVVNTLGMGGNNTANTGKDNSTVTEKITGRDH